A stretch of the Mycobacterium sp. ITM-2016-00317 genome encodes the following:
- a CDS encoding DUF2339 domain-containing protein produces MTEPHTAVLTRLSADFAAISRQLARVSADLVELDRILAARPRPATTVPPAPAPPPVPVPSPALAQPPMPYWPQYAGASPPQRGWPQPSAPPAVPKVRKERSEGWIGKMLAVAGVAVTLVGVVLLLVLAAQAGILRAEFRVAAGGALAVGLVAAGWWLQRRPGGRVGAIALAATGVAAAYMDVIAVTVIYDWMPPPVGLVVASAIAGGGLTLARRWDSQQLGLLVLVPLIGLAPLLTDGVSLLLVGFMLTLSAVSLPVQLGKDWIWLHAARTAAPVLPLLVALWARYLDSRHDLWLAGACGIAAALALLGALLLLPRTTHRGGTALLTVAGVLPVLCVSLAVDRVVAALMAAALAAALLAIVLAGERLPGVPGVVRHVFSAASAVAALIAVTVAFDGRIGGPVLLAMAVTLALVGRNDVVARWAATGFGFVGGCAHLAVCPPYTLLEPTSVGTAGAVSTLVSSVLLAAAAVTAVWAWNRDESLLWVGAVAVIGYAVTSFTVTAGMLISGGDGGFFAGHMVATIGWIAMAAAVLGYAARLPRADRSVPIGGGLGLVAAAMAKLFLFDLGTLGGMFRVAVFIAVGLILLAMGAGYARMLERQDDQPVTNDTC; encoded by the coding sequence ATGACCGAACCGCACACCGCCGTCCTCACCCGGCTCTCCGCGGACTTCGCCGCGATCTCCCGCCAGCTCGCCCGGGTCTCCGCCGATCTGGTCGAACTCGACCGGATACTGGCCGCCCGGCCGCGTCCGGCGACGACGGTGCCCCCGGCGCCCGCACCACCCCCAGTGCCCGTGCCATCCCCGGCGCTCGCGCAGCCACCGATGCCCTACTGGCCGCAGTACGCCGGTGCCTCACCGCCGCAACGCGGGTGGCCGCAGCCTTCGGCACCGCCTGCGGTGCCGAAGGTGCGCAAGGAACGTTCGGAGGGTTGGATCGGAAAGATGCTCGCCGTGGCCGGTGTCGCGGTCACGCTGGTCGGCGTGGTGCTGCTGCTCGTGCTGGCCGCTCAGGCCGGGATCCTGCGAGCCGAGTTCCGGGTCGCTGCCGGAGGCGCGCTGGCGGTGGGACTGGTCGCGGCGGGCTGGTGGCTTCAGCGCCGGCCCGGTGGACGCGTCGGCGCGATCGCGCTGGCCGCCACCGGCGTGGCCGCCGCATACATGGACGTCATCGCGGTCACCGTCATCTATGACTGGATGCCGCCGCCGGTGGGGTTGGTGGTTGCCTCCGCGATCGCCGGCGGCGGGCTGACGCTGGCCCGGCGGTGGGACTCCCAGCAGCTCGGGCTGCTGGTGCTGGTGCCGCTGATCGGGCTGGCGCCGCTCCTCACCGACGGGGTCTCGCTGCTGCTCGTCGGGTTCATGCTCACGCTCTCGGCGGTGTCGCTGCCGGTGCAGCTCGGCAAGGACTGGATCTGGCTGCACGCCGCGCGCACCGCGGCCCCGGTACTGCCGCTGCTGGTCGCGTTGTGGGCCCGGTACCTGGATTCCCGGCACGATCTGTGGCTGGCCGGTGCCTGCGGCATCGCGGCCGCACTTGCGCTGCTCGGTGCGTTGCTTCTGTTGCCCAGGACCACGCACCGCGGTGGAACGGCGCTGTTGACCGTGGCCGGGGTGCTCCCGGTGCTGTGCGTGTCGCTGGCCGTCGACCGGGTGGTCGCGGCGCTGATGGCGGCGGCGCTGGCAGCGGCGCTGCTGGCGATCGTGCTGGCCGGCGAGCGGCTGCCCGGCGTCCCGGGTGTGGTGCGGCACGTGTTCTCGGCGGCCTCGGCGGTGGCGGCGCTGATCGCGGTGACCGTCGCGTTCGACGGCAGGATCGGCGGGCCGGTACTGCTGGCGATGGCGGTGACGCTGGCGCTGGTGGGCCGAAACGACGTCGTCGCGCGCTGGGCGGCAACAGGGTTCGGATTCGTCGGCGGGTGTGCACACCTGGCCGTCTGCCCGCCGTACACGCTGCTGGAGCCCACGAGCGTCGGGACCGCCGGTGCGGTGTCCACGCTGGTGTCCAGCGTGCTGCTCGCTGCCGCTGCAGTGACCGCGGTCTGGGCGTGGAATCGTGACGAGAGCCTGCTCTGGGTGGGAGCGGTGGCGGTGATCGGCTATGCGGTCACCTCGTTCACGGTGACCGCGGGGATGTTGATCTCCGGCGGTGACGGGGGCTTCTTCGCCGGGCACATGGTCGCCACCATCGGTTGGATCGCGATGGCCGCGGCGGTGCTCGGCTATGCCGCCCGGCTGCCGCGAGCGGACCGCTCCGTCCCGATAGGCGGCGGTCTGGGGCTGGTGGCCGCGGCGATGGCGAAGTTGTTCCTGTTCGACCTCGGGACCCTGGGCGGGATGTTCCGTGTCGCGGTGTTCATCGCGGTCGGTCTGATTCTGCTGGCAATGGGTGCGGGCTATGCCCGGATGCTGGAACGCCAGGACGACCAACCGGTGACCAACGACACGTGCTAA
- a CDS encoding DNA starvation/stationary phase protection protein — MSMSTLTNARKSEADVTNFQASPELSAALQQVLVDLIELHLQGKQAHWNVVGSNFRDLHLQLDEVVDFARTASDTVAERMRALDAVPDGRSDTVAATTSLPEFPAFERSSGEVVDLISARIYAAVDTLRTVHDSVDAEDPSTADILHQLTDGLEKLAWLLKSENRKV, encoded by the coding sequence ATGAGCATGAGCACACTGACGAACGCACGTAAGTCCGAGGCCGATGTGACCAACTTCCAGGCCTCGCCGGAACTGAGCGCCGCCCTCCAGCAGGTGTTGGTCGACCTGATCGAACTCCATCTGCAGGGCAAGCAAGCCCATTGGAACGTGGTCGGGAGCAACTTCCGCGACCTGCATCTGCAGCTCGACGAGGTCGTCGATTTCGCCCGCACGGCCAGCGACACCGTCGCCGAACGGATGCGTGCCCTCGACGCGGTGCCCGACGGCAGGTCTGACACCGTGGCCGCGACGACGTCGCTGCCGGAGTTTCCCGCCTTCGAGCGCAGCAGCGGCGAGGTCGTCGACCTGATCAGCGCGCGCATCTACGCTGCGGTGGACACCCTGCGGACCGTCCACGACAGCGTCGACGCCGAAGATCCCAGCACCGCCGACATCCTGCACCAGTTGACCGACGGGCTGGAGAAGCTGGCCTGGCTGCTCAAGTCCGAGAACCGGAAGGTGTGA
- a CDS encoding succinate dehydrogenase cytochrome b subunit: MVASTIDDKPPTDTADGGHEVARGPAEQRAEWRWRLQLSSVTLKLVMAFTGVVFALFVLAHMIGNLKVYAGAAGFDHYAHWLRTLGEPLLPFEGALWLFRVVLGLCLLAHVGAAVMLTVRGHRARGRFRRAGMRSLRTFTARTMFVGGVVLLLFIIFHILDLTTGTRPAASETYSAGRAYDNLIASFERPAVALFYFLAMAVLGAHLVHGLWTVVNDFGVTGHRARQVLVAGGGLLALSVTVGNMSIPVAVQLGFL; the protein is encoded by the coding sequence ATCGTGGCATCCACCATCGACGACAAGCCGCCGACCGACACTGCCGACGGTGGTCACGAGGTTGCCCGCGGCCCCGCCGAGCAGCGCGCCGAATGGCGGTGGCGCCTCCAGCTCTCTTCCGTGACGCTCAAGCTGGTCATGGCGTTCACCGGGGTGGTGTTCGCCTTGTTCGTGCTGGCGCACATGATCGGCAACCTGAAGGTGTACGCCGGCGCTGCCGGTTTCGACCACTACGCGCACTGGCTCCGCACACTCGGCGAACCGCTGCTGCCTTTCGAGGGCGCCCTGTGGCTCTTCCGCGTGGTGCTGGGGCTCTGTCTGCTCGCCCATGTGGGCGCAGCGGTGATGCTCACGGTGCGCGGGCACCGGGCGCGGGGCCGCTTCAGGCGTGCCGGCATGCGGTCACTACGGACGTTCACCGCCCGCACGATGTTCGTCGGCGGAGTTGTGCTGTTGCTGTTCATCATCTTTCACATTCTCGACCTGACCACCGGTACCCGGCCGGCCGCCAGTGAGACGTACAGCGCCGGACGCGCGTATGACAATCTGATCGCCAGCTTCGAGCGGCCCGCCGTCGCGCTGTTCTACTTCCTGGCGATGGCGGTGCTCGGCGCGCATCTGGTCCACGGACTGTGGACGGTGGTCAACGATTTCGGCGTGACCGGGCACCGCGCCCGTCAGGTGCTGGTCGCCGGCGGTGGACTGCTGGCGCTGTCGGTGACGGTCGGCAACATGTCGATCCCCGTCGCTGTCCAGTTGGGCTTCCTGTGA
- a CDS encoding fumarate reductase/succinate dehydrogenase flavoprotein subunit: protein MTTPGRLRVVGTAVDGGVPAGDPATAWERRLLDYRLVSPLNRRKFTVIVVGTGLAGAGCAAALGELGYRVESFTFHDTPRRAHSVAAQGGINAARARKVDNDSVARFVKDTVKGGDFRAREADCFRLAQESARVIDHMDAIGAPFAREYGGSLATRSFGGVQVSRTYYTRGQTGQQLQIAATQALLRQVDTGSVNLHTRSEVLDVIVDDGVARGIVTRNLITGEVRAFTAHAVVLATGGYGNVFFRSTLAKNSNASATWRAYLRGALFASPSFIQFHPTALPVNSEWQSKTILMSESLRNDGRIWVPRKAGDERAANDIPETERDYYLERMYPAYGNLSPRDVSSRAARAQIESGHGVGPLKNSVYLDFRDSVQRLGRDKIAERYGNLFSMYQDATGEDPYRVPMRIAPGAHFAMGGLWSDFDEMTSIPGLFVAGEAGWTYHGANRLGANSLLSACVDGWFTLPYSIPNYLAGLLGTTPPGPDHPAVTSTLAEVRARVDALLSIDGTQGPDRFHRRLGEILYRGCGVSRSESGLKAAIVGIDALTADFWSDLRVAGSGLQFNQELEKAGRVADFLGLARLMCIDALDRDESCGAHFRVEHQTSGGEAQRDDEHWCFVSAWQHGGAAPAVRRDEPLTFSAVPLQTRNYA, encoded by the coding sequence GTGACCACGCCCGGGCGGCTGCGCGTCGTCGGAACCGCGGTCGACGGCGGGGTGCCCGCCGGGGACCCCGCCACCGCCTGGGAACGCCGCCTGCTGGACTATCGTCTGGTCAGCCCGCTGAACCGGCGCAAGTTCACCGTGATCGTGGTCGGTACCGGCCTCGCCGGTGCCGGCTGCGCGGCGGCGCTGGGCGAACTGGGCTACCGCGTCGAGTCCTTCACCTTCCACGACACCCCGCGGCGCGCACACAGTGTCGCGGCCCAGGGCGGGATCAACGCCGCGCGCGCCCGCAAGGTCGACAACGACAGTGTGGCCCGTTTCGTCAAGGACACCGTCAAGGGTGGCGACTTCCGGGCCAGGGAGGCCGACTGCTTCCGGCTGGCCCAGGAGTCCGCCCGCGTCATCGACCACATGGACGCCATCGGGGCGCCGTTCGCCCGGGAGTACGGCGGCAGCCTGGCCACCCGGTCCTTCGGCGGTGTCCAGGTCTCCCGGACTTACTACACGCGGGGCCAGACCGGCCAGCAGCTGCAGATCGCCGCCACCCAGGCACTGCTGCGACAGGTGGACACCGGGTCGGTGAACCTGCACACCCGCAGTGAGGTACTGGACGTGATCGTCGACGACGGGGTGGCCCGCGGGATCGTCACACGCAACCTGATCACCGGTGAGGTGCGGGCGTTCACCGCGCATGCGGTCGTGTTGGCCACCGGCGGCTACGGCAACGTCTTCTTCCGATCGACGCTGGCCAAGAACTCCAATGCCAGCGCCACCTGGCGGGCCTACCTGCGCGGCGCGTTGTTCGCCTCCCCGTCCTTCATCCAGTTCCACCCGACGGCGCTGCCGGTGAACTCGGAGTGGCAGTCCAAGACCATTCTGATGAGCGAGTCGCTACGCAACGACGGTCGGATCTGGGTACCCAGGAAGGCCGGAGACGAGCGCGCTGCCAACGACATTCCCGAGACCGAGCGGGACTACTACCTGGAACGGATGTATCCGGCGTACGGCAATCTGTCACCCCGCGATGTGTCGTCGAGGGCCGCACGTGCGCAGATCGAATCCGGTCACGGTGTCGGACCGCTGAAAAACAGTGTGTACCTGGACTTCCGGGATTCCGTGCAGAGGCTCGGGCGCGACAAGATCGCCGAGCGGTACGGAAATCTGTTCTCGATGTACCAGGACGCCACCGGCGAGGATCCCTATCGGGTGCCGATGCGTATCGCTCCCGGAGCGCACTTCGCGATGGGCGGTCTGTGGAGCGACTTCGACGAGATGACCTCGATCCCCGGTCTTTTCGTCGCCGGTGAGGCGGGGTGGACCTACCACGGAGCGAACCGGCTCGGGGCGAACTCGCTGCTCTCGGCGTGCGTTGACGGATGGTTCACCCTCCCGTACTCGATACCGAACTACCTGGCGGGTCTCCTCGGCACCACACCACCGGGTCCCGACCATCCTGCGGTGACCTCGACGCTCGCTGAGGTCCGCGCACGGGTCGACGCGCTGCTGTCCATCGACGGCACACAGGGCCCGGATCGCTTCCACCGCCGGTTGGGCGAGATCCTCTACCGGGGTTGCGGGGTGTCGCGGTCGGAATCCGGACTGAAGGCGGCGATCGTCGGCATCGACGCGCTGACCGCAGACTTCTGGTCAGACCTGCGCGTCGCCGGATCCGGTCTGCAGTTCAACCAGGAGTTGGAGAAGGCGGGCCGAGTGGCCGACTTCCTCGGCCTGGCCCGGTTGATGTGCATCGATGCACTCGATCGCGACGAATCCTGTGGAGCGCATTTCCGGGTGGAACACCAGACCAGCGGTGGGGAAGCCCAGCGCGACGACGAACACTGGTGCTTCGTGTCGGCCTGGCAACACGGCGGCGCCGCTCCGGCAGTCCGCCGTGACGAGCCGCTCACGTTCTCCGCGGTGCCTCTGCAGACCAGGAACTACGCATGA
- the macS gene encoding MacS family sensor histidine kinase: MTPDPATPLWRAAQVFRLLTCIYAVGFHVAINDELARPGIGWVLLAVLLGWSAACAVAYLQGFGRRPAWVLAEVAVVVALMLSTEWVASDQWAQDNQSWPTTLWATNATISAAVLAGPVRGMVTGLVVVAASAALKEHISIDVGRNATIVIELAVGLAVGMAAQTARRAHAELERAARLSASLEERERLSRQVHDGAIQVLALVARRGREIGGDTAELAELAGQQERALRRLVSTQEIAPRDGGVSDLGAMLRRRATDRVSVSVPAGPVLLDAAIAEELLAATANALDNVDAHAGPAARTYVLLEDLGDTVTVSIRDDGVGIPEGRLAEAVREGRVGVSKSIVGRMNSLGGRAELTTGTGSGTEWELTVPRTPGPAR, from the coding sequence GTGACGCCTGACCCCGCCACGCCGTTGTGGCGTGCCGCTCAGGTGTTCCGCCTGCTCACCTGCATCTACGCCGTCGGGTTCCACGTGGCGATCAACGACGAGCTGGCGCGCCCGGGCATCGGTTGGGTGCTGCTGGCCGTGCTGCTCGGCTGGAGCGCGGCCTGCGCGGTGGCCTATCTGCAAGGGTTCGGGCGACGGCCGGCGTGGGTGCTGGCCGAGGTCGCCGTGGTCGTCGCGCTCATGCTGTCCACCGAGTGGGTGGCCTCGGACCAGTGGGCACAGGACAACCAGTCGTGGCCGACCACGTTGTGGGCCACCAACGCCACCATCTCGGCGGCCGTGCTGGCCGGTCCGGTGCGGGGCATGGTGACCGGTCTGGTCGTGGTGGCGGCCAGCGCTGCGCTGAAGGAGCACATCAGCATCGACGTCGGCCGCAACGCCACCATCGTGATCGAGCTGGCGGTCGGACTCGCTGTCGGCATGGCCGCGCAGACCGCGCGCCGGGCGCACGCCGAACTGGAGCGGGCGGCCCGTCTGTCGGCCTCATTGGAGGAGCGCGAACGGTTGTCGCGGCAGGTCCACGACGGCGCGATCCAGGTGCTGGCGCTGGTCGCCCGCCGCGGACGCGAGATCGGGGGAGACACCGCCGAACTCGCCGAGCTGGCGGGACAGCAGGAGCGGGCGCTGCGCAGGCTGGTCAGCACCCAGGAGATCGCGCCCCGTGACGGCGGAGTGTCCGATCTCGGGGCGATGCTGCGGCGGCGTGCGACGGACCGGGTGTCGGTCAGTGTGCCCGCCGGTCCCGTCCTCCTGGACGCGGCGATCGCCGAGGAGCTGCTGGCCGCGACGGCCAACGCGCTGGACAACGTCGACGCGCACGCGGGCCCCGCGGCGCGCACGTATGTTCTGCTGGAGGACCTGGGGGACACGGTCACCGTCAGTATCCGCGACGACGGGGTGGGCATTCCCGAGGGCCGGCTTGCCGAAGCGGTGCGAGAAGGTCGCGTCGGAGTGTCGAAATCGATTGTGGGGCGCATGAATTCATTGGGAGGCCGGGCCGAGCTCACCACCGGCACAGGCTCGGGGACGGAGTGGGAATTGACCGTGCCGCGCACACCGGGCCCGGCGCGGTGA
- a CDS encoding response regulator transcription factor: protein MVVDDHPIWRDAVARDLADAGFDVVATADGVASAKRRAAVVKPAVVLMDMRLSDGDGAQATTDVLAVSPASRILVLSASDEREDVLEAVKAGATGYLVKSASKQELNDAVRATAQGRAVFTPGLAGLVLGEFRRLERDAPAGPTLTERETEILRYVAKGLTAKQIASRLSLSHRTVENHVQATFRKLQIGNRVELARYAIEHGLDE from the coding sequence ATGGTCGTCGACGACCACCCCATCTGGAGGGACGCGGTGGCGCGCGACCTGGCTGACGCCGGGTTCGACGTGGTCGCCACCGCGGACGGCGTGGCATCGGCGAAACGGCGTGCCGCGGTGGTCAAACCCGCGGTGGTGCTGATGGACATGCGGTTGTCCGACGGCGACGGCGCGCAGGCGACCACCGACGTGCTCGCCGTGTCACCGGCGTCCCGGATCCTGGTGCTGTCGGCATCCGACGAACGCGAGGACGTGCTGGAGGCGGTCAAGGCCGGGGCCACCGGCTATCTGGTCAAGAGCGCGTCCAAGCAGGAGTTGAACGACGCGGTGCGGGCCACCGCGCAGGGCCGGGCGGTGTTCACGCCCGGACTGGCCGGTCTGGTGCTCGGCGAGTTTCGTCGGCTTGAGCGCGACGCCCCCGCCGGGCCGACGCTCACCGAGCGCGAGACCGAGATCCTGCGATACGTCGCCAAAGGTCTGACCGCCAAACAGATCGCGTCCCGGCTGTCGCTGAGCCACCGCACCGTCGAGAACCATGTGCAGGCGACATTCCGGAAACTGCAGATCGGCAATCGGGTCGAGCTGGCCCGGTATGCGATCGAGCACGGGCTGGACGAGTAG
- a CDS encoding amino acid ABC transporter ATP-binding protein, translating into MVKAELVCKDFGALKVLKGITLEVHKGQVLVLVGPSGSGKSTFLRCINHLETVSAGRLYVDGTLVGYHERGGKLHEMKPREVARQRRDVGMVFQHFNLFPHRTALGNVIEAPMQVKGLGKKEAAELGRDLLAQVGLAEKAGAYPAQLSGGQQQRVAIARALAMDPKLMLFDEPTSALDPELVGEVLGVMQKLAAEGMTMIVVTHEMGFAREVADELVFMDAGVVVERGDPRELMANPQHERTQAFLSKVM; encoded by the coding sequence ATGGTCAAAGCCGAACTGGTCTGCAAGGATTTCGGCGCGCTGAAGGTGCTCAAGGGCATCACCCTGGAGGTGCACAAAGGTCAGGTGCTGGTGCTCGTCGGGCCGTCGGGGTCGGGCAAGTCCACGTTCCTGCGGTGTATCAACCATCTCGAAACCGTCTCTGCGGGAAGGCTCTACGTCGACGGAACGCTTGTCGGTTATCACGAGCGCGGCGGCAAGCTGCACGAGATGAAGCCACGCGAGGTCGCCAGGCAGCGCCGCGATGTGGGCATGGTGTTCCAGCATTTCAACCTGTTCCCGCACCGGACCGCTCTGGGGAACGTCATCGAGGCACCCATGCAGGTCAAGGGGCTCGGCAAGAAGGAGGCCGCCGAGCTCGGCCGCGACCTGCTGGCCCAGGTGGGTTTGGCCGAGAAGGCCGGTGCCTACCCGGCGCAACTGTCCGGCGGTCAGCAGCAGCGGGTGGCGATCGCCAGGGCGCTGGCCATGGATCCCAAGCTGATGCTGTTCGACGAACCGACCTCGGCGCTGGATCCGGAGCTGGTCGGTGAAGTGCTGGGGGTCATGCAGAAGCTTGCGGCCGAAGGCATGACGATGATCGTGGTGACCCACGAGATGGGCTTCGCTCGCGAGGTCGCCGACGAATTGGTGTTCATGGACGCCGGTGTGGTGGTCGAGCGGGGTGACCCACGCGAGCTGATGGCCAATCCCCAGCATGAACGGACGCAAGCGTTTCTCTCCAAGGTCATGTGA
- a CDS encoding amino acid ABC transporter permease, with product MTDVGTPPQAIDAVPLRHPWRWVAAAVILILVGLFLYGAATNPAYGWSTFGEYLFHERILLGVFNTLQLTVYSMAIGIVLGVILTMMRLSSNPVLGAVSWVFLWIFRGTPVYVQLAFWGLFPTIYQNLQLGVPFGPSFFHVNLQSLSIPFALAVIGLALNEAAYMAEIVRAGITSVPEGQFEASTALGMSWGMAMRRTVLPQAMRVIIPPTGNEVISLLKTTSLVTAVPYAFDLYSIATREIAARIFEPVPLLMVAATWYLVITSVLMVGQYYLERYFSRGASRKLTTKQLEALAKAQMGTGV from the coding sequence ATGACCGATGTCGGCACGCCGCCACAAGCGATCGACGCCGTTCCGCTCCGCCACCCATGGAGGTGGGTGGCGGCGGCCGTCATCCTCATCCTCGTCGGACTGTTCCTCTACGGGGCGGCGACCAACCCGGCCTACGGGTGGTCGACGTTCGGCGAGTACCTGTTCCATGAGCGGATCCTGCTGGGTGTCTTCAACACCTTGCAGCTGACCGTCTACTCGATGGCGATCGGCATCGTGCTCGGGGTGATCCTGACCATGATGCGGTTGTCGTCGAACCCGGTGCTCGGCGCGGTGTCATGGGTGTTCCTGTGGATCTTTCGCGGCACGCCGGTGTACGTGCAGCTGGCGTTCTGGGGCCTGTTCCCGACGATCTACCAGAATTTGCAGCTGGGGGTGCCGTTCGGCCCGTCGTTCTTCCACGTCAACCTGCAGAGCCTGTCGATTCCGTTCGCGCTGGCGGTGATCGGCCTGGCGCTGAACGAAGCCGCCTACATGGCCGAGATCGTCCGTGCCGGCATCACCTCGGTGCCCGAAGGCCAGTTCGAAGCGTCCACCGCGCTGGGCATGTCGTGGGGGATGGCGATGCGCCGAACCGTGTTGCCCCAGGCCATGCGGGTGATCATCCCGCCGACCGGTAACGAGGTGATCAGCCTGCTGAAGACCACGTCGCTGGTCACCGCAGTGCCGTACGCGTTCGATCTGTACAGCATCGCCACCCGCGAGATCGCGGCGCGGATCTTCGAGCCGGTGCCGTTGCTGATGGTGGCGGCCACCTGGTACCTGGTCATCACCAGCGTCCTGATGGTGGGCCAGTACTACCTGGAGCGGTACTTCTCGCGTGGCGCTTCGCGCAAGCTGACGACCAAACAGCTCGAAGCGTTGGCGAAGGCGCAGATGGGTACGGGAGTGTGA
- a CDS encoding adenylate/guanylate cyclase domain-containing protein, producing the protein MRPVCLPEGTQSVHGWSPDRHRAERAGRRARVLIIASWIASAASVAFGVFQLALGGPLWWLGAVNLACAVAFLTIPRLCRFGELVAPLVFVTFAYVSVGFICYHVGTGSGLQFFFLAAASLLVLVLGIERIVLASAIAAVGAAITIGLEVLVPHDRGLGPAWTLTAGFVTAVVTSGVMIVATIWYTMREIYRAEAAMDAEYERSERLLTNILPEAIAERLKAPTRTVIADAYDDASILFADIAGYTKRASDTGPAELVRFLDRLFTDLDALVDRHGLEKVKTSGDSYMVVSGVPVPRADHIEALAHFALDMADAVADLKDPRGRDVPLRIGMATGPVVAGVVGAKKFFYDVWGDAVNVASRMESTDIEGRIQVPHNVYQRLHQRFVFVERGVVEVKGKGPMRTWYLVGHRADPGRIARSADGVTPSGSRT; encoded by the coding sequence GTGCGACCGGTCTGCCTCCCCGAGGGAACGCAGAGCGTCCACGGGTGGTCGCCGGACCGGCACCGCGCCGAACGGGCCGGCCGTCGGGCCCGAGTGTTGATAATCGCGAGCTGGATCGCGTCGGCGGCATCGGTGGCCTTCGGGGTGTTTCAGCTCGCGCTCGGTGGTCCGCTGTGGTGGTTGGGGGCGGTCAACCTCGCCTGCGCTGTCGCATTTCTGACGATCCCTCGGCTTTGCCGGTTCGGTGAACTGGTCGCGCCGCTGGTGTTCGTGACGTTCGCCTACGTGTCAGTGGGTTTCATCTGCTACCACGTGGGCACCGGTTCCGGATTGCAGTTCTTTTTCCTGGCCGCGGCGTCGCTGCTGGTGCTCGTGCTCGGCATCGAGCGGATCGTGCTGGCTTCGGCGATCGCAGCCGTCGGTGCGGCGATCACGATCGGACTCGAGGTCTTGGTGCCCCACGACCGCGGCCTCGGTCCTGCCTGGACGCTGACGGCGGGTTTCGTCACCGCGGTGGTGACCTCAGGAGTGATGATCGTCGCGACCATCTGGTACACGATGCGCGAGATCTATCGCGCCGAAGCGGCGATGGACGCCGAGTACGAACGCTCGGAACGCTTGCTGACCAACATCCTGCCCGAGGCGATCGCCGAACGACTCAAGGCGCCGACGCGCACGGTGATCGCCGACGCGTACGACGACGCGTCGATCCTGTTCGCCGACATCGCCGGCTACACCAAACGAGCCAGCGACACCGGCCCCGCCGAACTGGTGCGGTTCCTGGACCGGTTGTTCACCGATCTGGACGCGCTCGTCGACCGCCACGGCCTGGAGAAGGTGAAGACCAGCGGCGATTCGTACATGGTGGTCAGCGGTGTGCCCGTCCCCCGCGCCGACCACATCGAGGCCCTTGCCCATTTCGCACTCGATATGGCCGATGCGGTTGCGGACCTGAAAGATCCACGCGGACGCGATGTTCCGCTGCGCATCGGGATGGCGACCGGGCCCGTGGTCGCGGGTGTGGTCGGGGCGAAGAAGTTCTTCTACGACGTGTGGGGCGACGCGGTCAATGTGGCCTCACGCATGGAGAGTACCGATATCGAGGGCCGAATTCAGGTGCCCCACAACGTTTATCAGCGCCTACACCAGCGGTTCGTGTTCGTCGAACGTGGCGTCGTCGAGGTGAAGGGCAAGGGCCCGATGCGCACCTGGTATCTGGTGGGGCATCGGGCCGACCCCGGCCGAATCGCCCGCTCCGCGGACGGGGTCACACCTTCCGGTTCTCGGACTTGA